The window CCGGCACCAGCACCGGAAAGCGCCGCGCTCCCGCCTTGTAACTCTCGTCCGGAAACGGCGCATCGTAAGCCGCCCGTTCAGCCTCGGTCAGCGGCCGCACCGTTCCGGAGGCGACGATGTCGCCGATCGGCAACGTCGGCACCCGCTGACTGAAGTCCAGCCAGCGCTGAAATCCCGGTCCGAGCCCCGTACCTACCGGCAAGCCCGTGTTGGCGACGACCACACGCGCAAATCGTTCCGGATGCGCCGCGACCAGTCGCAAGCCGATCAGCCCGCCCCAGTCCTGGCCGAACAAGGTGATCCGATCCAGTTCCATGGCCGCCAGCCAGTCGTCCATCCAGCGCACGTGCCGTTCGTACGTGTAGTCCTCCGGCACAGCCGGCTTGTCCGAGCGCCCGAACCCCACCAGATCCGGCGCCACCACCCGATGCCCGCGGGCGACGAGCTGCCGAACGATGCGCCGGTAGAGGAAGCTCCAAGTCGGCTCGCCGTGCATGAGCAGCACCGGCGCCGCGTCGCGCGGCCCCTCGTCCACCGCGGCGATTCGCAACGCCGTACCGTCCGCGTCTCGCACCTCCACATAGCGCGGCGCGTAGCCGAAGTCGGCAACCGCCGCGAAACGCTCTTCCGGGGTCCTGAGCACCTTCATTCGTTGTCCTCCATAGCGCGGGGTGCGCCCGCAATCCAAGATATGACCGAACTTGCCCCAGGGGAGGGCGAGGCTCCAGCCGAGCCGCGTCGATGAGTGCACGGCTCGGCTGGAGGGGATGCATCGGCTCGCCGATCATGGCAGGGTTGCGTGACGCGTGCGATCGATGACCGGCCTGGGACAGCAACTGCGCGACGTCGTGTGGGCACGGCGCGGTGCGGTGGGTTGGGCGGGGTGGCTGCTCTTGCAGCCGCTCAGCGCCGCTTTCCGTCTCGGGGTTGCGGCGCGCCACCTCGCGTATCGTGCCGGCGTCTTGCGATCGGAACGTGGGGTGCTGCCGGTGGTGAGCGTGGGTAATCTCGCGACCGGTGGGACGGGCAAGACCCCGGTGACGTTGTGGCTGGCCCGCGCGCTGGCGGCGGACGGCCGGCGCGTGGCGATCGTGATGCGCGGTTACGGCGGCGCCGAGCGCGGCGTCCGTATCGTCTCGCGCGGCCATGGTCCGGAAGCGGCGGTCGATGTCGCCGGCGACGAGGCGTCGATGCTGGCCAGGTCGTTTGCCGGCGTGGTCATCGTGGCGCCGCGGCGCATCGACGGCGTTGCCGCCGCTGCCGGCCTCGGCTGCGAGGTTGTGGTTCTGGACGACGGGTTTCAGCATCGGGCGCTGGCCCGCGACTTCGACCTGGTGCTGCTCAACGGTCGGGCCGGCGGGTTGCTGCCGGCGGGGCCCTTGCGAGAGCCTGCCAGCGCGTTGCGCCGGGCCGACGCCGTGGCAGTAGTGAGAAAGGCCGACGGCGACCGGGTAAGCCTGCCGGCGGCGGCAGCGGGAAAGCCCGTATTCGAGGTCCGCTTCGTCGCGCAGGCCCTCGTGGAATCGGACGCCGGGCAATGGCGAGAAATGGCGTTGTCGGGCCTGTCCGGACACCGTATCGGTGCGGTGTGCGGGATTGCGGCGCCGGCGTCGTTTTTCGCCCAACTGCGGCAGTGGGATGCGGAACTTGCGGAGGTATTCGAGTATCCGGATCATTACGCGTACGATGCCGCCGACTGGCAGCGTCTCAATCGTGCGGCGCATCGGGTGGACTTTATCGTGACGACCGAGAAAGATCTGGTGAAGTTGGAGCGCTTTCCATTCGCCAGGGGGAAGTTGGTTGCGCTTCGCATTGGTGTAGAGGTGGAGCGTGGGCAGGAACTGCTGGCCATGATCCGCCAGCGCGTCGCAACCCGGTGAGCGCGGAAGACGGGGAGGAACGACATGACGATCGACAAGGAACTTCTCGAGATCCTTGCGTGCCCCAAGTGTAAGGGTGCCGTCGAGCTGACCGGGAAGGAAGATGGCCTGGTCTGCAAGGCCTGCCGCTTGATGTACCCGATCAAGGACGACATCCCGGTAATGATGATCGACGAGGCGATCGTGCTGGAGTCGTGACGCCGCCGGCGGGCTTCGAGGCGCGCCGCGCCGGCAGCGCGGAGTGGTGGCGGCGGCCGGGTGATTCGCAGTGGATCGACACACTGCTGCAGGTGGTAGCCGCGGTGCCGGAGGCCGAGGCGGAGCTGTTGTCCGGCGGGCGTGGCGGCGCGCGGCTGACCGGCTCGGGTACGCATCGAATCGTGATCCGGCCGTACCGGCGCGGTGGCTTGCCGGGGCGTATCGTGCACGACCTGTACTTCGGTTGGCAGCCTCGGCCGTTCCGCGAATTGGTCGAGACCGAGGCGCTGCGCGCGCGTGGCGCCCCCGTGGTGGAGGTATGCGGGGCCGTGGTCCACTGGGCATTCCCCGTGCTCTATCGCGGTTGGCTGGCGACCCGCTATGTCGATGGTGCGCGGACCCTGTGGCAGTTGATGTCGGCGGCGCCGGCGCCGGCCGACCGCATGGCGGCGTGCGCCGCGGCGGGCCGCGCCATTCGGCGCTTGCACGACTGTGGCGGTCGTCACCCGGATCTGAACCTCAACAATCTCCTCGTCTCGGGTACGGACGCCGACTGGCAGGTACACCTCATCGATTTCGACCGGCCGGCGGTGCGTGTCGGCCGGGATGACCCGATGGTTGAGTTGGCCCGCCTGCGGCGCTCCGCCGCCAAGCTCGATCCAGCCGCGCAGTTCGTCACTCCGGCCGACCTTGCATGTCTCGAAGCCGCCTATCGGCGCGGGGAGTCCAGGTGAGCGAGCCCCGCGTTCCGGCACGGACGGTCGTGATCGTGCTGCTCGGAGCGATCGGCGACGTGACGCGCGCGTTGCCGCTGCTCGTTCGCCTGCGGCGCGGTTATCCGGAGGCGCGGCTGTGCTGGGCGGTAGAACCGGCTGCGGCGCCGCTACTGGAGCGCCACGCGGCGCTCGATTCCGTGCTGGTGTTCGATCGCCCGCGGGGGGCAAGAGCATTCGTGTCGTTTCTCGGTGCCGTGCGCCGATTGCGGGCGGACCTGGTGGTCGACCTGCAGCGGCACCTGAAAAGCGGCGTGATCGGCCTGGCGTCGGGGGCGAGGGTGCGGCTCGGGTTTCATCGCCGCAATGCCAGGGAAGGCAACTGGCTGTTCAACACGGATCACGTGGCGCCCATGGAGCACTTCAGCTCCAAGCTGCGGCAGTTTCTGGCGTTCGGCGATTGGCTGGGGTTGCCGGAGACGCCGATCGAATTCGGGTTGCGACTGAACGATGCGGAGGAGGCGAAGGTGGAGCGCTTGCTGGCGAATGTAGAACGGCCGTTCGTGGCCGCGTTCGTCGGCTCGAGTTGCGAGGCGCGATTGTGGTTTCCCGAGCGGACCGCGGCGGTTGCCGACGCGCTGGCGGGGCGGGGGTTGGCCACGGTGCTGGTCGGGGGAGCGGGTGACGTTGGTTACGGTGTGGCCACGGTGCAGGTGGCCCGGTCGCCGGTGGTGGATCTCACCGGCCGGACGTCGTTGCGCGATCTCATAGGGATCTTCGCCCGGGCGCGGGCAGCGTTCGGCCCGGATTCGGGTCCGATGCACATCGCCGCCGCCGTCGGCACGCCGACCGTGTCGTTGTGGGGAGCGACGAGCGCGCAACGTTCGGCG of the Candidatus Binatia bacterium genome contains:
- a CDS encoding glycosyltransferase family 9 protein, whose amino-acid sequence is MSEPRVPARTVVIVLLGAIGDVTRALPLLVRLRRGYPEARLCWAVEPAAAPLLERHAALDSVLVFDRPRGARAFVSFLGAVRRLRADLVVDLQRHLKSGVIGLASGARVRLGFHRRNAREGNWLFNTDHVAPMEHFSSKLRQFLAFGDWLGLPETPIEFGLRLNDAEEAKVERLLANVERPFVAAFVGSSCEARLWFPERTAAVADALAGRGLATVLVGGAGDVGYGVATVQVARSPVVDLTGRTSLRDLIGIFARARAAFGPDSGPMHIAAAVGTPTVSLWGATSAQRSAPWGNEAGVIEGVADCRPCYRKTCPIGRLCMQAITVEAVVERVAGSKA
- a CDS encoding Trm112 family protein, whose amino-acid sequence is MTIDKELLEILACPKCKGAVELTGKEDGLVCKACRLMYPIKDDIPVMMIDEAIVLES
- a CDS encoding haloalkane dehalogenase gives rise to the protein MKVLRTPEERFAAVADFGYAPRYVEVRDADGTALRIAAVDEGPRDAAPVLLMHGEPTWSFLYRRIVRQLVARGHRVVAPDLVGFGRSDKPAVPEDYTYERHVRWMDDWLAAMELDRITLFGQDWGGLIGLRLVAAHPERFARVVVANTGLPVGTGLGPGFQRWLDFSQRVPTLPIGDIVASGTVRPLTEAERAAYDAPFPDESYKAGARRFPVLVPVTPEHASVAENRDAWAVLERFTKPVLTAFSDSDPVTQGGERVFQERVPGAQGQPHVTIAGAGHFLQEDRPDEIAALIDGFIARTR
- the lpxK gene encoding tetraacyldisaccharide 4'-kinase; its protein translation is MTGLGQQLRDVVWARRGAVGWAGWLLLQPLSAAFRLGVAARHLAYRAGVLRSERGVLPVVSVGNLATGGTGKTPVTLWLARALAADGRRVAIVMRGYGGAERGVRIVSRGHGPEAAVDVAGDEASMLARSFAGVVIVAPRRIDGVAAAAGLGCEVVVLDDGFQHRALARDFDLVLLNGRAGGLLPAGPLREPASALRRADAVAVVRKADGDRVSLPAAAAGKPVFEVRFVAQALVESDAGQWREMALSGLSGHRIGAVCGIAAPASFFAQLRQWDAELAEVFEYPDHYAYDAADWQRLNRAAHRVDFIVTTEKDLVKLERFPFARGKLVALRIGVEVERGQELLAMIRQRVATR